ACTTTTAGTAGTGCCAATAgtctatttaaataataaaggagttacTTATACTACAGATTCATAATGTCTAtagtatttcatttaaaagtgCCTCGAATTAATCTTTAGTAAATCAATGAAAAAGCATGAAAAAACAAGTGTGTGTTCTGATAACTTCACGATTGAGCCTTGCACTCACACTAACATTGTCAATGTTTTATGATCAATTTCCATAATTGTTGTGATAATCTTTAAATGAATAATGCATTGcggaataatgttttttttccttttgttttgcaaaagaaCACTGAAATATTGATGTCTACAATGTATCATCTGAAACTGCCTATCCAGGTTGTTCTTGTCTTTGTGATACTGCATTGTGTTGCCACAGTTCCTCATAATAGGTAAATTTCTTGACTCTACGCTTTATTAAGACTTCATTTTGTTACTGAATAGACTTTTTGCTGAGGTTGGTTCAACCTAATATAGTCTTTTTCAATTATGTTTAAATATGTTTGACCAAAATACAACCTGATATTGCTATACTACTCTATATAAGGcatatttttaggttatttgATTAAACAATTTTGCAGGATGTACTCTAGAATATTGTTGACTTAATCTATAATGGATGCACTCAGAAttaaaattaagatttttttctttctttacattaaattattttttcaagGGATAAACTGAATGAAAAAGCCAAAACAAGTACAACCAGACAATGTTAAAAAAGCATCCCAGGGTGCTCCTTATTCAAAGATTCAGATATTTTTGCTACATAAATTTGTAACACACATTCTATTTGGTGACATTACTATTCCAAAATTTAAAAATACTACGGATAGAGAAATAGTAATGTATGAAGAGAAATGTGTGTACAGTGTAATGGCAATATATGATTCAATcatattacattttctgttgaaccacaaataaataataaataaacaacttaATTTGAATGACAATACAGATACATTTTAGGATGCATGCCATTTACAGTGTAAGTTCATTTGAGGAAGTTGATATTTTTGGTATATTTCAGATATAACAAGTGTGTTCGAACTGTGTATGTGAGTGATATGACCATAAACTGATCCACTTACAGTGAAGAGTGTCATAGCCAGGGAAGTGGCAATCTATAAGCAGCTCTGGATGAGATGGTGTTTTGTGTCCTCTTATTGTCGACAGGTACTTCCTCTCGTCGAAGGATGATGATTTGCGGGAGGGCGATGGCTGGCTGGTTACAGATCTGTCTGATAACCCCTTCATGAGTTTCATGGGGCCACGGCCCCAAAGAGAGCTGACTGCAGTGAACAGGTACTTCTGCTTAAAAGCTTGAtatctgtcatggtcctgccttcttgttcag
The Triplophysa rosa unplaced genomic scaffold, Trosa_1v2 scaffold23_ERROPOS5925052+, whole genome shotgun sequence DNA segment above includes these coding regions:
- the LOC130550127 gene encoding calcitonin receptor-stimulating peptide 1, which codes for MSTMYHLKLPIQVVLVFVILHCVATVPHNRYFLSSKDDDLREGDGWLVTDLSDNPFMSFMGPRPQRELTAVNSHHIEKRKCNTATCVTQRLADFLVRSSNTIGTIYAPTNVGSSAYGKRDLLQAPIY